AGGAATATACTTTGTCCAAATAATTTTACCCCAGGCCAAAGGAGGAACTAGAGGCTTTAAAAAACAATACGCCTCTTTAGCAGTGAGCTCCCCAGATGAAGAAGGAGACCAAATCAGTTTATCGTCAGCGGGAGTGGTAACAGAGATTGGAATCCTGCTGACAAGATAACACAAATTTGGGAAGTGAAGTTGCAAAAGAAAGGGCAAGTTCCATGTCCCCTCATGGACATAATCAATAACTTTTGCATCCAATTGATGAGCAGACCCTCCATGCACGTTGAAGAAATTAATAAGAGGCCTACCCAAGTAATTATCATGCCAAAATGAAACTTGTGACCCATCTCCAAGAATCCAACGTCCATTTTGAACAACAAGGTCCCAATACTTTTTTATACCTGGCCAAATTGAAGAAGTAGCATAAGAGCTTCGAGGTCGACCATTTCTCCAAAACCTGGAGCGAATAAAACCACAACCTTCAGAGGCACTAGAGAAAACCTCCCAAGCCTTTTTCAGAACAAAAGAGCGATTCCACAGAGTTAATTGCTTAAGACCCAACCCTCCTTCGTCATAAGATGAGCAACACACCTTCCATGCTACCAAAGGCATTCCTCTCCTATCAATGGAACCTGACCATAAAAAGTTTCGACACCAAGTCTCCATCCTCCGAAGCAAAGAAATGGGCCATTCATATATTTGAAAACTGTAAACCAGCATACTAGATATAACTGATTTAATTAATTGCAAACGACCCGCCATGGACAACATAGAACCTTTCCAACTAGAAAATCTCATGCGGACTTTGTCCGTAATAGATCTAAAATGAGTGGCACGCGGTTTACCTCGGAAAATAGGTACACCCAAATAATTAAACGGGGCAGTCCCTTGAGAAATACCCAGCTTTGATACAATGGCATGCCTTCGCCGCTGAAGATGCTTACTAATGAAAACTCTTGACTTAGCCTTGTGAACAATCTGACCAGAATTCATACCATACTCCTCCAAATAAGACATGATCACTCCCAAACTCCTACGATCACCacgacaaaaaataataatatcatCTGCAAAAAGTACATGTGAGGGAGCTTGAATACCACGCGGAGAGGAAATAGTATGAAGTTTCCTTCGATTAACCAAGTCAGTGATACCTCAACTAAGAACTTCTTTGGCTAAGCAAAAAAGTAATGGAGAAAGCGGATCTCCTTGGCGAACTCCCCTTCCACATGAAAAGTAACCTACAGACCTACCATTGACTAACAAAGATAACTTCGCCGATTCAAGAATTGCTTGCACCCAGCCAATAAAAATCTGATTGAAACCAAACGCCTTAAGCACATTTAGCAGAAAATCCCAAGAAAGAGTGTCAAATGCTTTAGTGATGTCAACCTTGATAGCAACATTCCCACCGAAGCACTTATTGTCAAGCATGTTAAAGCATTCAGAAGTGGCCAAGATACAATCTGAAATATTCCGCCCTTGAACAAAACCATGTTGTTGGGAAGATATGATTCGTGAAGCAATACCTGCTAGTCTTAAAGATAAAATTTTTGGGATTATCTTGAAGACAAAATTTGCTAAGGCAATTGGACGGTATTAAGTAATTGAATCTGCATGGTCCACTTCAGGGATGAGAATGATCAAACTCGAATTAAATGAATTTGGTAGTGTACCAAACCTCAAAAAATATTGAATGCCGGCAATCACTTCTTGCCCCACAATGTCCCAACAAGAGATAAAGAACTGCCCATTGAAACCATCTGGACCTGGAGCACTGGAAGGGTCCATTAATTTTACTGCCGACAAAATTTCCTCCTCTGTGGGAACTTTAGTAAGAATATCATTTTCCTCATCAGTAACCAAGGTAGGAATGACTCGAGATATAAGTCCGGTGTCGCTAGAAAAATTTGTACGAGCAAACAGATTTGTGTAGTAACCAACAATATGATCTTGAATGGAATTAGGGTCATCATAAATCTGGTCACCATCACGAAGTAAGTGAATTGAAGACGTAGCCCGATGAACTTTACACATAGCATGAAAGAAGTTAGTGTTTCTGTCCCCCTTAGCCAACCAACGTGCTCTTGATTGTTCTTTCCGAAAGATCTCTTGAATTCGCAAAGACTCTGATAAATTAGCCTACAACTCTCTTTCTAATGCAAAATCAGATTCTGAACCCCTAGAAATAGCTATATCATTTTGAAGAGCTGCTAAGTTAGCAAAATCAGCCTCAACCTTTCTGTGAACATCTCCAAAAACCTCCCAGTTCCATTTACGAAGAGCTTTGCTTAAGACTCGCAATTTGTGCTGCAAGATGGTTAAAGGACAACCATAAGTCTGAGAAGAGTTCCAACATTGTCTCACAAATCCGTGGAAATCCTAATTCTCCAACCACATTTTACGAAATCTAAAGAGACTATGGCGTGCCCCAAAAGATTTAGAAAAATACATTAAAAGGGGATTATGATCAGAACATATACGAGGCAAGGTACAACAAACAAACTGATCCCAAGCATCCAACCAAGCATGATTCGCCAGACACCTGTCCAAACGCAGCTCCACATTGCCTCTGAGACCCCTCCTACGCACCCAAGTGAATTGGGCACCATGAGTAGTTATATGCTCCAGCTCACACTGATCAGACATGGCCTGAAATTCTTCACAAGACCTACGACAGACAACTGCACCTCCCTTCTTTTCGTGAGCTCCTAAAACTGCATTAAAGTCACCACAAACCAACCAAGGGCCATCACCAAACCTTGCTTTAATTTCACCGAGCTCCTCCCATAATCTTCTACGCTCAATCACAGTAGTTTTAGCATAAACAGTAGTGAAGATACAAGGAATAGAATCAAACAAAATCCGAAGAGTAACTTGCTGGTCAGACACCAAAAGAATCTGAACGTTTTGAACAATTGAAGACTTACAAAATACCCATAAGTTTGGAATTGCCCCTTCTCGTTCGTTAGTACAGATAGGTACCATCGACATAGACCGccaaaaagaagatggaatagaaTCCAGTCCAACAAAGGGTTCGGAAATGCATAAAACTTCCGGATTATTGTCTAATACAAACTTTTTCAATGCATCTTTAGTGGGGCCGTTACTGATGCCCCGTAAATTCCAATAGAGAACCTTCATTGAGGAATATCTTTAGTTCGACGGAGGTAGGCCTCCCTATTTTCAACAGTAGCAGCTCTACGCAAAGCTTTCTTTTGACTTTTAGACATAACCACAGTAAATTCACCTTCCAGGTCCTCACGCTCCGTTTCCTCATACCAATTATATAGTGGAGAAATATGACTTGATACAATAGGGATAGAACTCCCACCTATGTCATCTTCCTCCTCAGAAGAAACAACttcctcctcatcatcatctCCAATATCATCACTACTCATCCCATTTAGAGCGTCAAGCTCCACATTCTTCGTATTGGTAGTAGCATTCACCTCAGTCCTATTAATTACACCTCTTGCAGCAACGTCCTCAATGTCCTTTCCAATCAACTCAGCTACTACATTATTTTGCACCTCAACCGTGGCCTGGACAACAACCTCATCCTCAACATTGTTAATCACATCGTTAATTGTCTGCCCGATGACCCTTGTTTCACCACCCATTGTGGAAGACAGTGGTGGAGGAGGAGTCCTACGCACAAAGGAAGGGCCTTCTCTTGCATCTTCCTTAGAAGGAGGTGTATCATCCACAATCACTGCCTTCCCAGCCTCCACTTTCTTAGGGACATTGCTTTGCTCTACGTTTGTGTTTGTGAGACCGCTTTCGGGTAGCTTCTGGTTGATCATGGCATGGAGTGCGAACAAACTTACAGGCAGTTACCCTATGACCAACGTTACCACAGTGAGAGCACACATCTGGAAGGCGTTCATACTCCACCGAAAGTACACAGGTGTCACCACAGGCTCGTTTAATCACCAACTCTAACGGAGGTTCAGAAGAGAGATCAACAtccaccaaaaccctagcatAGTGACCGAATCTCTGATGCAATGTATTCTCATCAATCTTCACTGGGACGCCAATACCACTGGCAATCTCAAAGAGTATAGTAGGCTCCCAAAACTCCAGCCCAAGATCCCAAAATTTCACCCACACCTGAGCATTGGTATTACGCTGAGTCGCAGGGGAAAAATTTGGTACCCAGCGCATGAGACGTAGAGTTCCAGGCTTTAAAGCAATGGAGCCCTTCGCCCAAATTCTGGAAACACAGTCCTCTGAAGAAAAACTGAATGAATAATACCCTTTGCCCATTGGGATAATTCTCCAGCGACCAATCTCACCCCAAAGAAGACCTAGTTTCTTATGCAAATCAGATGGAGAATACGGCTTATCTTTAGGAGCCAATTGCAGACGACCCAAGAGCATATGCTTGCATCTAGCCAAACCGGATTGATAACCATCCTCTGATATAGTCACAGTTGTTTTGCCACCCTCAACCACTGGGGGAGGGAGAGAAGCCAGGGGAACCGAAGGCTGCGTCAGAACAGATGCATACGACTTGGTAAACCCAACCCGAGTTGTTTCTGTATTCAAAAAATCCCAATTGCAAATAGGTTTTAATCCTGACATATCGCTGATGCCACAGACGTAGAGATTTAACAAGAAAGAACCCTAGATGAGGGAAACCATGGCAACCCTAGATCCACCCAAGACATATCTCTTGTTTGAAAAAACATACTTGTAATAATCTCTTATGTATACTTCTTgagtaataataatattatgtcAGGCTCATCTAGGTAAATTTAGTTGCAACATAAGCTTGAAGGTATACTATCGATGGTTAACGAGATTCTACCTCCCTAAATGCTTAAATATTGTTGGATATATTCATGAAGTTCTTGAGGAAATGAATGTATATGATAGTCATGctcaatatatataattgtgGTAGAATACCATGCTCAAGTAATAAACCTGGTGTTactttaatatttttcttttcatgctcAATAGGCATGTAATCACACAACATTCATCAGATAACGGAACAAAGGTTGGCTGTTGTCTATTCCAGTGAACTCTATTGTACAACGCTATTAGTCATAtcatgttgtgtgaatgtctTCCAAAATCTAGTGAGCAACGCTAACTTTTTGCTCAGAACTATATTGCACAACCCAATTAAGCATGGACTGTCTTCCAAAATCTAGTGGCAGATTTCCTCCATCCTCAAGTCATAATTTTCACTCAAAACAATGAAATTTGGGCTATAAGGTACAACAATTTAGCTATTTCCGTTGTATGACTGAAAACTGGgggccaaattttgaggaagctcgCTTGAATGTCTTGATTTCAAGTTTACTAGAATGGCAAACTAAATAGAATGGCAAAACAAAGGGAACAAAATCAAATTTGCAaatcaaatagaacaaaaacaaatgggGACGgaaaagacaaaaacaaaagatgatgaaACATCTGGACGGTGGCTCAGGGTATTGTATTGGTGTTGGTGAAGCTGCTCGATTAGAACTTTTTCGAGATGAAGGAGAATGTCGTCGCTACTATTTTGATGGTGTTCAAATCAGAAATTGAAACTCGCTCTCACTCTGCTATCTCTTTGTGTGCTAAgagcaaccaaaaaaaaaaaaagaggagctcgatcagatgatgatgatgtttccCGGTAGTTCTCAACCGCGCCGATCTTCGGTTGGACTGCATTGACTTCCTTGGATTTCGGCACCCCCGTTTCTTATAAGAAGAGTTTCGTATCCATAAGGGGCTGCATTGGAGATTGGTATGCCAATTGGGTTTTAGAACCTGAATCAgacatagagattgaggaactAAATCATTCCTTGGTAGTGGAGAGTTGACGGGAATCGATGAGGACGCCTATGTTGACTCTGGTCTGTTAATGGAGATGGAAGCATCCATGCTGGTCTAAAACCTAAAGTAGGGGTCTAAAAATATTTCCTGGTCGGGTGGGTTAGAGGTGCAGGCGTTGTTGGGCCTCCTTTTATTGTCCTCCAATTTGTTTTTAGTCTCTTTATTGtgaaaatgtctattttgcccttcttgtggttttttgtttgttttgagaATGTTTCTTGTGGGTCATTGAAATTAAGCAAATTGAAAAAAGTGGTGGTGAGTTGTGGTCTAATTTGTAAAGCCAATATCTTGAAGCTCATGGAGTATAATCTCATTGACATTTGGAAATGAGTGatgataaaaagtaaaaattaaattaagaaaagTGATATAGTTTAAGAAGGATTAAGAATTACTCAATCAAGGAATATAACTAAATATCTAGTTATGTTTATTACTTACcaaaaatatacaaaacaaaacaatcatgTTCAATTAACTTAACAAAGGAGTCAATAAACTTTTTAGTTTCAGCTTTCATATTGTGATATGGATTAAaatgtttctctttttctcgTTCGAACTAGGAGAAATGTTTCCTATTATGTTTTGAAGAGATTACTCTTAGTCTAATTATAATTCCTCTTCCATATATCTTGGAAAGGAAAAACAGCTGcaagctctatatatatatactggtCATTGGTCCTATTCTCAAATACGTTCTAATTGATTTAGAATTTGAACATCAAAACTGGGAAAGAAAGTACTCCTTGTTGGCATtagctcctatatataccccaAAACCTTTGCTACTCTTTGAAAACTGAAAGAAAATTCAAGGAACTCGATCGAGAAGGGTTTTGAAAAGCGTACGTACAAGGAAAAAACATATGGGTTCTTCCAACACCACTAAAGCTTGCTGCGGTTGTTTCTAGTCGTCCAACAAAGAAAAGAGCACCACCAATAATGAGCCCAATTAACTTAATTACCAAACAAAGGCAATGCTTGAAAAAAATTCAGATACAAATAGAAAGGGAaaagataaaattgaagaagaTGGCAGAGAAAGCAAagaaggaagtcaaggaacAAGTGAAAATTTTTGCACGACTTGTGGGTCATGAACTCATGATAACCAATATTCAATGGGTCAATATTCTAGTGGTCACCACAATGTACGAGTCTGGCTTAAGATTACTAGATTAGTGAATAATGACAATGGAAGGTAGAGTATATGTTTAGTGATGAAGCCGCAATAGTTGTAGGATGTATCATGTATAGTTTAGGACTAtagttttttatgttttgttctTATTTCAAGATtagtgttttatttatttatttacattgAAAAAATAATCAAAAGATTTCACTCTAACCTGCATGGTGTTATTTCATTCACGTTATTAGTTAATAAATTGTAATAGTCATTGATGACGAAATAGCccttgttgattttttttactaT
This portion of the Rosa chinensis cultivar Old Blush chromosome 1, RchiOBHm-V2, whole genome shotgun sequence genome encodes:
- the LOC112167661 gene encoding uncharacterized protein LOC112167661, yielding MSGLKPICNWDFLNTETTRVGFTKSYASVLTQPSVPLASLPPPVVEGGKTTVTISEDGYQSGLARCKHMLLGRLQLAPKDKPYSPSDLHKKLGLLWGEIGRWRIIPMGKGYYSFSFSSEDCVSRIWAKGSIALKPGTLRLMRWVPNFSPATQRNTNAQVWVKFWDLGLEFWEPTILFEIASGIGVPVKIDENTLHQRFGHYARVLVDVDLSSEPPLELVIKRACGDTCVLSVEYERLPDVCSHCGNVGHRKLPESGLTNTNVEQSNVPKKVEAGKAVIVDDTPPSKEDAREGPSFVRRTPPPPLSSTMGGETRVIGQTINDVINNVEDEVVVQATVEVQNNVVAELIGKDIEDVAARGVINRTEVNATTNTKNVELDALNGMSSDDIGDDDEEEVVSSEEEDDIGGSSIPIVSSHISPLYNWYEETEREDLEGEFTVVMSKSQKKALRRAATVENREAYLRRTKDIPQ